A genomic stretch from Acidobacteriota bacterium includes:
- a CDS encoding efflux RND transporter periplasmic adaptor subunit, producing the protein MKKKVLWMIVALVAVTALVLGLTVLKGGKGNEVKYRTEAIGRGDIEAVVVTSGTLNPIDTIDIGAQVSGKVTKLYADFNTPVKAGDIVAELDQEQLKMKIQQNEASYQTRSAALEQAKVSLQTSQKAYERAKALFAKSLLSVEEMDTAEANYLTAKSSLVSAQAGLSQAKSSLDQSRVDLSYAIIRSPVDGVVITRKVSLGQTLQSGFNVPVLFQVATDLTKMKVECDVDESDIGKVKESQAVRFGVEAYPNEQFRGIVQQVRVSPTTTNNVVTYTIIVNVDNPEKKLLPGMTATASIIVGEAKNVLRVPNGALRFTPTLSEAELKKMQDEMRERFMAQRQAQGGQPGAAGPGGAAPAASGAPQGAPQGGPAGQPGTLTRQGGGQSRPQMPRVWILDAQGKMRMAMIRTGVSDTSYSEIVRGDVKEGDLVILGTQGSTQAAGANQPGMGGMMFMGGPPGGRR; encoded by the coding sequence ATGAAGAAGAAAGTCCTCTGGATGATCGTCGCCCTGGTCGCGGTGACCGCCCTGGTCCTCGGCCTGACCGTTCTCAAGGGCGGCAAGGGCAACGAAGTCAAATACAGGACGGAAGCCATCGGCCGCGGCGACATCGAGGCCGTGGTCGTCACCTCGGGCACGCTGAACCCGATCGATACGATCGACATCGGAGCCCAGGTGTCGGGCAAGGTCACCAAGCTCTACGCCGACTTCAACACCCCGGTCAAGGCGGGCGACATCGTGGCCGAGCTCGACCAGGAGCAGTTGAAGATGAAGATCCAGCAGAACGAGGCCAGCTATCAGACCCGCTCGGCCGCGCTGGAACAGGCCAAGGTCAGCCTCCAGACGTCTCAGAAAGCCTACGAGCGGGCCAAGGCGCTGTTCGCCAAGAGCCTTCTTTCGGTCGAGGAGATGGACACGGCCGAAGCGAACTATCTCACCGCCAAGAGCTCGCTCGTCTCGGCCCAAGCCGGCCTGTCCCAGGCCAAGAGCTCCCTCGACCAGAGCCGGGTCGACCTGAGCTATGCCATCATCCGGTCGCCGGTCGACGGCGTGGTCATCACCCGCAAGGTCAGCCTCGGCCAGACGCTCCAATCGGGCTTCAACGTGCCGGTCCTGTTCCAGGTGGCCACCGACCTGACCAAGATGAAAGTCGAGTGCGACGTCGACGAGTCCGATATCGGCAAGGTCAAGGAGAGTCAGGCGGTCCGCTTCGGCGTCGAAGCCTACCCGAACGAGCAGTTCCGCGGCATCGTCCAGCAGGTCCGGGTCTCGCCGACGACGACCAACAACGTCGTCACCTACACGATCATCGTCAACGTCGACAATCCCGAGAAGAAGCTGCTGCCGGGCATGACCGCCACCGCGTCCATCATCGTCGGCGAGGCCAAGAACGTGCTGCGGGTGCCCAACGGCGCCCTTCGCTTCACGCCCACCCTGTCCGAGGCCGAGCTCAAGAAGATGCAGGACGAGATGCGGGAGCGCTTCATGGCCCAGCGGCAGGCCCAGGGCGGCCAGCCCGGCGCGGCCGGCCCCGGCGGGGCCGCTCCGGCGGCCTCCGGCGCTCCGCAGGGCGCGCCTCAGGGCGGTCCGGCCGGCCAGCCCGGGACCCTCACCCGCCAGGGCGGAGGCCAGAGCCGGCCGCAGATGCCGCGCGTCTGGATCCTCGACGCCCAGGGCAAGATGCGGATGGCCATGATCCGGACGGGCGTCTCCGACACGAGCTACTCGGAGATCGTCCGCGGCGACGTCAAGGAAGGCGATCTGGTCATCCTCGGGACGCAGGGTTCGACCCAGGCGGCGGGCGCCAACCAGCCCGGCATGGGCGGCATGATGTTCATGGGCGGGCCTCCGGGCGGGCGGCGCTGA
- a CDS encoding ABC transporter ATP-binding protein, translating to MAANVIELRDLVKTYHVGETDVNALRGVSYVVREGDFLAIMGPSGSGKSSLMNILGCLDRPTSGQYFLDGVEVSTLDKNKLAGIRNQKIGFVFQSFNLLSRTTALENVELPLFYSATNGSDMTERALNALAAVGLKGRAQHKTNQLSGGEQQRVAIARALLNNPSLILADEPTGNLDSKTSSEVMNIFKSLNEDKGITMVMVTHEPDIAAWAGKRIYLKDGLIVREETS from the coding sequence ATGGCCGCAAATGTCATCGAGCTGAGGGATCTCGTCAAAACCTACCATGTCGGCGAGACCGACGTCAACGCCCTGCGCGGCGTCTCCTACGTGGTCAGGGAGGGCGACTTCCTGGCCATCATGGGGCCGTCCGGATCGGGGAAGTCGAGCCTTATGAACATCCTCGGCTGCCTCGACCGCCCGACCTCAGGTCAATATTTCCTTGACGGCGTCGAGGTCTCCACGCTGGACAAGAACAAGCTGGCCGGCATCCGGAACCAGAAGATCGGCTTCGTCTTCCAGAGCTTCAACCTGCTGTCCCGGACGACGGCCCTGGAGAACGTCGAGCTGCCGCTGTTCTATTCGGCCACTAACGGCAGCGACATGACCGAGCGCGCCCTGAACGCCCTGGCCGCCGTCGGCCTCAAGGGCCGGGCCCAGCACAAGACCAACCAGCTCTCCGGCGGCGAGCAGCAGCGCGTGGCCATCGCCCGGGCCCTGCTCAACAACCCGTCCCTGATCCTGGCCGACGAGCCCACCGGCAACCTCGACAGCAAGACCTCCTCCGAGGTCATGAACATCTTCAAGTCGCTCAACGAGGACAAGGGCATCACCATGGTCATGGTCACCCATGAGCCGGACATCGCCGCCTGGGCCGGCAAGCGCATCTACCTCAAGGACGGCCTGATCGTCCGCGAGGAGACGTCGTGA